CACATTGAGCGTCACGCCTGCGTACTTCTTAGCCAATTCGATGGCGCGCGCCGCAGAGCCTCCGGGTTTGGGCGGCATCGCCGTCATCACGGCTGCGGCGGCCACCTGTTCGGCCTGGCCTTCGATTTTGCCGACCGGATCCGCCGGGCGAGTCGCCTCGGCAGCGGGTGGCGGGGCAGCGGGCGGCACGGCGCACGCTGCTGCGACGATCGTGATCGCACCAAAGATAGCAATGGCAAATCTGCGCTTCATAGCGTTCATATCAGTTGCTCCTCGTGGATGTAGACAAAATACGAAACGCGCTCGAGGGCATCGTTCTTTGCGCAGATGGTCTGCGCGTAGCTCACGCTGCCATCGTGCGCAGCAATAAGCGTTCTCGTCATCGCCCGGCGCTTGGTCCTACGCCGGAAGACCAGGCCGAGCGCTCATCGAGTCGGGCAGAGCATCGTTCGCAGCCGCATCACCTCCTCTCAGAGATCAGAAGTCAGAGTTCAGAATTCAGATGTCAGATGTCAGACAATCAATCTCCAATCTCCAATCTCCAATCTCAATTCTCAATTCTCAATTCTCAATTCTCAATTCTTAATTCTTAATTCTCAATTCCAAACGTCTCCTCCAGCGACTTGATCAGCCATACCATGGTGTTGTTGTAGGGCGTGGGGATGCCGAGCCGCTGACCGGCTTCGACGATGGCGCCGTTGATCACGTCAATCTCGGTGCGCCGCTTGTGCTCGATGTCGGTCGGCATCGAGCCTTTCAACGTAGGTGCGATGCGCTCCAGTAACCCGATGATCGCGTTCCAACGCTCGTCGTAGTCCATGGGTATGTTTTGTGCGTGAGCAACGGCCACCGTCTCCTTGAGCAACTCGGCCATCAAATCCTTCATGCCTTGATGCTCGATCAGCTTGCGCGCTTCCCACGCATACACCGCCGCCGTCGGCAACGTGCACACGTTCAGCGCCAGCTTCGACCAGATTTCCTTGAGCACGTTATCCGACGCCTTCGTTTCCAGGCCGGCTTCGTTCAACGCCGCGGCCAGCGCGTGCACGCGCGCGCTCACGCCGCCGTTCAACTCGCCGACGTGCGTGACGCCGACGCCGCCCTGCAACGTGTGCCCCAGACCTTTGAGCGCGCCGCTGTTGTAGGTCACGCCGCAGAACACCTTGTCTTCGCCGACGATGCTCGCGATGCGGGGCGCATTGCCCCAGCCGTTCTGCAACGACACAACTGTCGTGTTCGGCCCGATCATCGGCAGAGCCGCGCGCACTGCGCTCTCGGTGTGATAGCACTTGGTGAACACCAGCACGTAGTCCTGCACGCCGGCGCTGGCCGGGTCGGCGGTGGCATTGGCCTTGCTGACGATCTGGTTGCCGCTCTTCTCCTCGACGATCACACCGTGGGCGTTGATGTGGTCAATGGCGGCTGTGTTCACGTCCACCAGCGTCACGTCGTAACCGGCGTGAGCGAGCCGGCCACCGAACATGGCACCCATCGCGCCTGCGCCGCCTAATACTGCAATTTTCATGGTCTTTTCTTTTGAACCACGAAGCACACGAAGGACACTAAGAAACAGACTCAGTAGTTGAAAGAAGTTCCCAGCGAGCGTCAACTCCGCGCCAAAGTGCTGGAGCTGACGCTCCAGCAAAAGCGGATTTTTTCAATTGCAGAGGCTTCGTTCTCTTCGTTCTCTTCTTGTCTTCGTGGTTTAACCGTTAGCCGCGTTGTAGTACCGCTGCGTCGTCTCGATGTATTCCCGGATCCCCTCGCGGATGTCGCTGAACTTCACTGTGTAGCCCAGTTGCTCCTCCACCGGCTTCATGTCGTGCACGCCGCGAAACTTGATGCCGAGCTTGTCCTGCTCGGATAGCCCGCTCGCCATCTCGATCTGCGCCGATGGGATCATGCTCTTGATGATCTCGGCGACTTCACCGGCGGTCACCAGCTTTTGTCCCGTAGCGGCGTAGAAGGTGCGGTGTTGCAGCCGGTCGGATGGGGTGTTCAATGCGGCGACCGTGACGCCGGCGATGTCGTGCACGTGGGTGTAGTCGCGCGGGAACTCGCGGCCGCTGGTGAAGTGCACCGGCTCGCCGCGCACGGCTGCATCCACCATCGTGTTGATGAAAATGGTGGGGTTGGTGGTGTAGAAGCCGTAGGCCGCCGATGGGCGAATGATGACGAAGTCAAGCCCGTAGCCGCCGCGATACGCCCAGCAGAACGCCTCGCCCGCCACCTTGGCTGAGCCATACGCGCCGCTGCCCGGCCCCTGATCCGCCATCAGCACGGGATGATTGGCGTCAATCGGCTGATATTGAATCGTCGGCAGCACGCCGATGGAACTGAAGAACACGAACCGCTCGATGTCGGACAGGCGGCAGGCTTCGAGCACGTTGATCGTGCCCGCCACCATCACGTCGAAGGCCATCTTCGGGTTGCGGTTCAGGCCGAGCAGGTCAATCGGCGAGGCGAGATGGGCAATCTTGTTCGGCTTGTGCTTCTTGATCGCGGCCATCAACTGTGGCCAGCTTTCGATGCCGCCTTGCTCGAAGGCGACGCTCGCTTTGTAGGGCGTGATCAGCCAGTCGAGTTGCGGTCCCCACGTCCGCATGTCGTAATTGACTACCCTGTCGCCGCGCTCCACCAGTTGCTTCGTCACGTGCGTGCCGATGAAGCCCGACCCGCCGATGATTAAGACTGTGTCTGCCATGATGACGCCTTTGTCATAGATCAATCCTCGCTACCGCATAGGGCGGTAATGTGAGGGTATGACCTTCGAGCGGCGCACCTGCCTCGGCTCGCCACGCTTCCGGGCGCTTCATCGCTGCCTCGGCGTTGCTCGCCTCGAGCAGCTTCACCTTCGCCTTCACCTTCGCCTTCGGAGCAACGCCGCGCAGGTTCACCGTCTGTGGATTGTCCGTCAGGTTCGCCAGCAGCACGCGCACGCGCTTGCCTTTGCGCAGCGCCAAGCCGTCTACTTTCAGCGGGTCGCTGCTTTTCGTCGACGCGACTTTGCCGCCGAACTCAGCCACGTCGGCGAAGACGTGAACCATCGGGAAGACGCGCGCGCCGTCCATCACACCGCGCTTGCCGGTCGTCTCGTAATACGTCAAGCTCGTTGCCACGCCCGTTCCGCCAGCAGCCTGCGCGACGTGGCTGAGGCTGACCATCGTCCAGCCCGCGCCAAACAGCGACATCTGGCGCGGGTCGAACGCACCTGCTTTGTCGTCGGGTTCGGGGCCGGGGTCGCCCAGGCTCCAGCGCGGCTTGAGTGTGATCGGGGTGATGGCCAGCGGCTTGCCTTTGCTGAACGTCTTGTAAGTGCGCACCGTCTCGCCTTGCGCTTGGGGCGATTCGGCCAATGAGGTGTTGTCGAAGGCGTGCACTTGCGGGTTGAACGAGTAGCACAGGCCGTCAACCAGATCCAGCATCGCGCGGCTCGGGCGGTTAGCGTTGAGCTCGGTGAAGAACTTGTTGGTGCCGCTGTAGATGACGACTTGCTTGCCCAGATGTTGCCGGGCCAGCGCCAGCCATCGTTCGTCTGTGCGATCCTCGCTGCGGTGAAAGACAAGGTAGCGGGCGATGGGTAGAGACGCGCCGCGGTTTAGAGACGCGCCATGGCGCGTCTCTACAAAAGATGTAAACTCCTGCTCCGCATCATCGGAGACGAACAGGCCCACCTCCAGCGTTGCGCCGAGCGCCGCCGCATCCCTCGCCGCTTTCTTCAACTTAGTCTTCCAATTCGATTGCCACAACGGCAAATCCACCCGTAGGTGGGCCAGCTTCAACGCTCGCAATCGTTCGGCCTGTCTGGTTGTGATCGCCTTGCCGTTGCGCGCGGCACACATGCCCAACTCAGGAATTGAGAATGAAGAATTGAGAATTGAGAATTGACAAACCCGTGATGCGCTCCGCCTCTTTCTTTCTCTATTCTCCATTCTCAATTCTGAATTCACGCGCAGCGTGATCTTCTGACGCACCCGCTCGCCCGCTTTGACTTCGACAGGGAAGGGCAGCCGCAACGGCGTGCAATAGGTCTTATACGAGCCGTCGGTCCAGTTGCGCTGGTCTTCCATCTCGAAGATGTCGCCTTCGAACTCGATGTGCAAGGTCACCCCCGGCGCGATCTCGCAATTCAGCGCGCGCATCTCGTCGAACGGTGCGACCGGTTTGATGATGCCGTCAATCACCATCTGCGGCGCGATGCGCCGGGGGAATCGCGCCTGCACCGCCGTCCCGTCTACTTTCTCGACGCGGGCGGCTTGACCAGCGGCGGTGATCGGGTGCAGCACGCAGAACCCCAGGCGGGCGCGCTGAAAGGTTGACCGCGCCACGCCGTCGAACAGAAACTCGATCACGCCGCCGGCATCGCCGGTGATGTGGCCTTGCCACACGAAATCAACGTCGTTGAGCCGGTTCTCGCAGGTGTAGCGGATTTCGAACGAGTCGTCGCGCACATCCATTCGCACGTCGCTCAACACGTTGGGCGCGGTGCCCCAGGCGCGGTCGCGCGCGGCGGCGTAGATGCGCCGCACGACCTCGCGCTCGCCGTAGCGGATATAGCGCAGGTCGCCGTTCTCATAGATCATCGTCAATGGCCCAGCGCGCAGCGGAATGCGCTCCGGCAAAGGTTGTTCGCTGCCAAACAGGATTCGGTGATCCATCGCTTCGGCGATCGGCAATGCGTCGTCATGCCCGTGTGCGCCCATCTATGCCAGTTGAATGACGCGGTTGCCTGCTGCAGCGTCGTACGCTGCGAACACCAGCCGCGCCGTCTTCAAGTTGTCCTCGCCGGTCGTCTCTGCTGCGCCTTCGCCGCACAGCGCGCGCAACAGGTCGGCGTTGCACGGCACGATACTGCTGTGCACGACGTCGTATGCCGGATCGGCCCAGGCATAGCGCGGTGGCGGGACGCGGCGCGCATGTGTGCCGTCCGCCGTCGTCACTCGCAGCCAGAAATCCGGCCCAAGCTCAATCGAACCCCGTTCGCCTTCGATGAAGAAATAGGTCTCCGGGAAGCGGTCGTGCTCCAGGTAGTTCTCGGCGTAGGCCATGTTCACGGTGACGATGGCGTTCGACTCACCCATCGCCATGACCATCGTTGCTACGTCTTCGCCCTTGATGTTGGGATGGACTCGCCGGGTTTGGCAGTACATGCTGTGCGCCTCGCCGAACAGGAAGCGCGCCACGTCGAGCGTGTGGCTGCCCAAGTCGGTGATGATGAACTGTTCCAGTTCAGCTAGGAACGGCTGGTTCTTGAATACCGGGAAGCCGGAGATCATGTCAATGCGTGCCCGGAACGACCGGCCGATGCGTGCTTCGTCAAGCACAGCCTTCAGCGCGCGGATCGGCGTTTGCCAGCGCCAGTTCTCATGGATGAAGAACGGCACGCCGGCCTCGCGACATGTCCGCACCATCTCCTCGGCAGTGGCGAGGGAAGGAGCCATCGGCTTTTGGCAGATCACCGGGATGCGGCGTTGCGCCGCCATCAAGGTGAACTTGGCGTGCGTGTCCACGTCGGTGATGATGTCCACGAAGTCGAGCTGCTCGGCACCCAACAGGGCCTCGGCGTCGTCGTAGACGCGCGGCACGCCGAAGCGTTGGGCCAGCTTCTCGGCCTTCGCTCGAGTGCGGTTGTAGATGGCGACGCATTCCACGCCGCCGACCTCATACCAGCCGGCCAGTTGGAACTGCGCCCAGAAACCGGCGCCGAAGATAGCGAATTTCAGTTGTGTCATGATGTGATTACAGTGCCCAGGTTCTCTAGCATGTAAATCTCGTCGTTCAGGTCACCGGAACTGTGCTCTAGGCCTACTTTCCTGCTGTCGTTTCGCTTCGCGTATGCGGAGTCGCAAGCTGTTTGCTTTGTCACTTTTGAGCTCACCTGCAAGTTCGGTCGGGAGCGACAGTGGGCTAGCCTTTGATCGCCCCTGCCATCACGCTGCGGATAAACAGCTTGCGCAGCAGCACATACACCAGCAGCAGTGGCACAACCGATACGAATACGCCGGTGTAGATGATCTGATAGTTCACGGCATATGCGCCGCTGTAGTTAGCGATGAGCGGCAGCATCGTCGTGTTGGCTGTGTCCAGATACACGAACGGCTCGAGAAAGGCATTCCAGAACACCGGCAGCATGATGACCGATACTGTCGCGATCGGCACCTTCAGGAGCGGAAACAGGATGCGCCAGATGTATTGCCATCGCGATGCGCCGTCGAGATAGGCTGACTCCTCCAACTCAGGCGGAACCTGATTGATGGCTGTGGTGAACACCATGGTGGATAGCGCCCCACCTTTGATGAAGATCAAGATGAGGAAGGTCAATTGCACAACCCATCGCGCCGTGCCCGGTCTGTCCGCGCCTGGGATCAGGCCCTGTAATCCTTGCACCATCAGAAATTGCGGAATGATGATCATGATCGTCGGGATCACCATTTGCAACAAGTAGATGTTGTAGATGGTCATCTGATAGCGCCGGCGCAAACCGGCCAAGCCGGCGCCGGTCAAGATGGACAAGAAGCACAGGCCGACGATGCTGGCAACGGTGACGACGACCGTGCGCACAAGCGACTGCCAGAACGCTGGGTTGTTCAGCAGCGTGATCCAGCCGTTGAATGTGCCAAAGCCGGCGAAGTATTCTTGCATGCGCTCGGAGGGAATGTTGTTCTTCTCGGCTACTTTGCGCAGGCTGTCACGTGGATTGACGTAGCCCTTGATGCCCAGGTCTTCTTTGACCTTGCGCAGATCGAGGTTATATTGCACCGACAGATTGCCCACCTCGGCGTCCAGGCTGACGTCTTCTTGTCGCGGAATCCACAAATGTAGGTTGACCGATTCTTTGGTGCTGACGAAAGTGCGAATGAACAGCACATAGAACGGAAACAACGTGATCACCGCATAGGCCAGCATGAATGCCATGGCGACGGCCTTGAGCAGACGGCGCTTGCGCGCAGGCGTCCACGTCGTGGCCTTGGCTGCCGGCCTCTGCGTCGTGCTCGTCGTGCTTACCATCCCGCAAAATCTCCCCTCAGGAATGAAGGCACCTAATACTGCAACCGTCGCTGTAAGCGTTGCAGCAGCAGTGCGATCATCACGAGTGGCAGAAACGTCTGCAACGTCAACACTAAGCCTAGCGCCAACCGCTGTGACTGGAATGCGTAGGTAAAGAACATGACCGACAGCAGTTTCGCTTCGGTATTGCTGCTCAGCGCGTTCAGTGCGATCAACTCGTCGAACACGCCGAACGAGCCGATCAAGCAGAAGATCGTCGCGATAATGAACGAGGGGATCATCTGCGGGAAGTAAACCTTCCACAGCCGCTGCCAGTAGCTCGCACCGTCCACCCGTGCGGCCTCGATCGTATCGGTCGGGATGGCCAGCAGGCCGGCCAGAAAGATGGCCACGTTGAAGCCGGCGTAGCGCCAGCCAATCAAGATCGGCAGCAATACTGTTGTGCCTTCTGGCAGCTTGATGTCAATCGGCGAGGCGATGCCGAACCACTCGCGCAGCATCAGGTTGACCGTGCCGGTCGAGCGCGAGAATAGCATCTCTGCGATGTAGCCCGTCGCCAGGCCAGATAACATCATCGGCAAATACACAATGGTGAAAAACCAGCCGGTGAAGCCAACTTCGTAGATCAGCAGTGCCAGTGTCAAGCCAAAAACGAACACCATCACGTAGTTCAACGCTACGAAGCGAATGGTGCGCCAGAGTGCTGGAAAGTATTCGGCTTGAACGTTCGGATCGTTGAATAGGCGGAAGAAATTGGCTGAGCCGATGTAGTCCACGCCCGTGTCTTGAAAGGACAACCGGTCGGTAAACAGCACCGGAAACGCGACGATGAATGGGACAAGTGTTAACCCGATAAACAGGATGAGTTGCGGCGCGAGCAACATCCAGTCTTGCCGAATACGTTGCCCCTCCAGGCTGCCAATGTGAGGTTTGAGAGTTCTCGCCATGCTACCCTTCAAGCCCTGCCCTTCCTGGGGCGACACTTGCATGAAGCTCATGTCGCCCCGCGCCGGTCGGTGCGCCAAGTCGGAAAGTTGGACCTCTGTCCCTGGTTTCGTCCTCGATCTGATTCCCCATTCTGCTGGAGAATCGGAACGAGAATCCTTCAGTAGTTCTGGGTTCTAAGCGGACATACTCGTAACCCAAAAACTGGGAGCTTGGAACTCGAAACTTGGCTAGGTGTAGCTTGCCTCGTAGTTCTTCTGCAAGATGTCGAGATACTCCTGGATGGTCATCTTACCGGTCATCACATCGGCCCATATTTTGGCGATGTTGCCCGACTCAACATCGAACACGCCTGGGCTGCCGCCCTTGCGCTTGGCGCCCATTTGTAGCTCGCCACTGATGCTGCGTTCCCACTTGACGTTCTCCCACTTGCCGCCGGGCTTCTCGATTTCGAGCACGGTGTTGACCAGTTGTGGGCCCGTCAGTTCAGCCGGGGGATCGAGCTTCATCGCCGGCACAAAGCCGATGGCCTCGGCACGCAGCCTAACGATGTCGGGACTATTCCACCAGATGAACAGCTTCTTTATCATGTCGTATTCTGGTTTGGTCTCATTTCCGGTGCGTATCATCGTGGCCATGCTGCTGCCGTCCACGCCCGGGTCAGGCTGCAGTTGCATCCATTGCGTCTGGCCTGCGGCAGGCGGCGTGGCAGGCATACCGGCCTGCTTGGCGTTCGGGTCAATCGCCAGTGTCTTGTCCCACG
The window above is part of the Candidatus Roseilinea sp. genome. Proteins encoded here:
- a CDS encoding 2-dehydropantoate 2-reductase — protein: MGAMFGGRLAHAGYDVTLVDVNTAAIDHINAHGVIVEEKSGNQIVSKANATADPASAGVQDYVLVFTKCYHTESAVRAALPMIGPNTTVVSLQNGWGNAPRIASIVGEDKVFCGVTYNSGALKGLGHTLQGGVGVTHVGELNGGVSARVHALAAALNEAGLETKASDNVLKEIWSKLALNVCTLPTAAVYAWEARKLIEHQGMKDLMAELLKETVAVAHAQNIPMDYDERWNAIIGLLERIAPTLKGSMPTDIEHKRRTEIDVINGAIVEAGQRLGIPTPYNNTMVWLIKSLEETFGIEN
- a CDS encoding UDP-glucose 4-epimerase, translated to MADTVLIIGGSGFIGTHVTKQLVERGDRVVNYDMRTWGPQLDWLITPYKASVAFEQGGIESWPQLMAAIKKHKPNKIAHLASPIDLLGLNRNPKMAFDVMVAGTINVLEACRLSDIERFVFFSSIGVLPTIQYQPIDANHPVLMADQGPGSGAYGSAKVAGEAFCWAYRGGYGLDFVIIRPSAAYGFYTTNPTIFINTMVDAAVRGEPVHFTSGREFPRDYTHVHDIAGVTVAALNTPSDRLQHRTFYAATGQKLVTAGEVAEIIKSMIPSAQIEMASGLSEQDKLGIKFRGVHDMKPVEEQLGYTVKFSDIREGIREYIETTQRYYNAANG
- a CDS encoding oxidoreductase; this encodes MTQLKFAIFGAGFWAQFQLAGWYEVGGVECVAIYNRTRAKAEKLAQRFGVPRVYDDAEALLGAEQLDFVDIITDVDTHAKFTLMAAQRRIPVICQKPMAPSLATAEEMVRTCREAGVPFFIHENWRWQTPIRALKAVLDEARIGRSFRARIDMISGFPVFKNQPFLAELEQFIITDLGSHTLDVARFLFGEAHSMYCQTRRVHPNIKGEDVATMVMAMGESNAIVTVNMAYAENYLEHDRFPETYFFIEGERGSIELGPDFWLRVTTADGTHARRVPPPRYAWADPAYDVVHSSIVPCNADLLRALCGEGAAETTGEDNLKTARLVFAAYDAAAGNRVIQLA